The window GAAAATTCGGGCAATACGTACCGGCAGGTGAAAAATGCGGTAATAGGTCATTATCAATGCCTCGGCATACCTTTTGGATTCGTCGTAAACCGCCCGGGGTCCAACTGGATTCACATTTCCCCGGTAGGATTCAGACTGAGGGTGTTCTTCGGGGTCGCCATAAACTTCTGAGGTGGAGGCATGAATAAAAATTGCCTTTTTACTGCGGGCAAGTTCCAGTAAATTGTGCGTGCCATAAGCACCGGCAACCATTGTTTCGATCGGATAGGCATAATAGTCTTTTGGTGAAGCGGGTGAAGCAAGGTTGAAAATCACATCCACATTACCGGGAATCGTAAAACTGCGGCTGATGTCTTTTTTCAAAAACTGGAAGCGCGGGTTGCTTACAAGATGGGCGATGTTTTCTTTTCTTCCGGTTACAAGGTTGTCAACACATAGTACCCGCCAGCCCCTTTTTAAAAGAAATTCACAAAGATTTGAGCCGATAAAGCCTGCGCCGCCCGCAACCAAAACTGTTTTCAATCCTGTCCTCTTCCTATTCCGATATAGGTTAAGCCCTGTTTGCGCACCGTTTCCGGGTCAAAGATATTTCTGCCGTCACAGATTATTGGTAGGCGCATTCGTGATTTAATCTCCCTGAGGTCAATTTTTTTAAACTCTTCCCACTCGGTTAATACCGCGAGGAGGTCAGCATCAACCGCGACATCAAGGGCGTTGTCGCAGTATTCGATATCGGGTAAAAATTTGCGGGCGTTTTTCATTGCCTGAGGGTCGTAGGCGCGGACCAGGGCGCCTTCGGCAAGCAGGGCTTTAATAATATCGATTGAAGGGGCATAGCGCATATCATCGGTATTGGGTTTGAAAGCCAACCCCCAAATTCCGATGTTTTTACCTTTCAGGTTCCAGAGCGCCTTGCGGATTTTACGGACAAACCGCTGTTTCGCCTCTTCGTTGATTTTCTCAACTTCTTTTAACAACTGGAAGTCATAACCCAGCTCTTCGGCGATACGGATGAAAGCCTTTAAATCTTTGGGAAAACAAAAACCACCATAACCAACCCCAGCATCAAGAAATGCCCGGCCAATTCTTTTGTCCATACCCATGCCTTCGACAACTAAACGAACATCCGCACCGGCGGCTTCACAGATAACGGCTAAGGCGTTAGCGAAAGAGATTTTCATCGCTAAAAACGCATTTGAAGCATGTTTAATTAATTCGGCTGATTCAATGTCGGTAACAATTACGGGCGAATCGATGGGGCGGTAAATTTCTATCATTATGTCCCGGGCGCGGGCTGTTTCGACGCCGATGACAATTCGGTCCGGATGTAAGAAGTCGTTGACCGCAGAGCCTTCCCGCAAAAATTCTGGATTACTTGCGACATCGAAAGGTATGTTTGCCTGGTTGTAGCGTTCAACCGTCTTTTTAATCCATTTTCCGGTTTGAACCGGCACGGTGGACTTTTCAACAATCAAACGGTAGCCATCCATACTGGTGGCGATTTCGCGCACCACTTTTTCGACATTTGTTAGGTCGGGTTCGCCCGTATCTAAGGGCGGTGTGCCCACGGCGATAAAGCAAACCTCGCTTGCGCGGACGGCGCTTTTAATATCAGTCACAAAACTTAACCGGTTTTCCCGAACATTTTCATCGACAATTTCCTTTAAACCGGGTTCGTAAATTGGTAATTCGCCCCGTTTTAGCATTTCGATTTTGCGGGCATCACTGTCGACACAGATTACGCTATGTCCTATTTTCGCCAGACAGGCACCGGAAGTAAGTCCAACATAACCCGTTCCAATCATCGCAATTTTCATATCGTTAAAATATATTAGCACCGAGGTTAAAGTCAAATGTCGATGATTGGCGGTGCGCAGGCAGGGTGGTCGTTGAACCGTTTCAGCGTCCGCTGC is drawn from candidate division WOR-3 bacterium and contains these coding sequences:
- a CDS encoding UDP-glucose/GDP-mannose dehydrogenase family protein, which gives rise to MKIAMIGTGYVGLTSGACLAKIGHSVICVDSDARKIEMLKRGELPIYEPGLKEIVDENVRENRLSFVTDIKSAVRASEVCFIAVGTPPLDTGEPDLTNVEKVVREIATSMDGYRLIVEKSTVPVQTGKWIKKTVERYNQANIPFDVASNPEFLREGSAVNDFLHPDRIVIGVETARARDIMIEIYRPIDSPVIVTDIESAELIKHASNAFLAMKISFANALAVICEAAGADVRLVVEGMGMDKRIGRAFLDAGVGYGGFCFPKDLKAFIRIAEELGYDFQLLKEVEKINEEAKQRFVRKIRKALWNLKGKNIGIWGLAFKPNTDDMRYAPSIDIIKALLAEGALVRAYDPQAMKNARKFLPDIEYCDNALDVAVDADLLAVLTEWEEFKKIDLREIKSRMRLPIICDGRNIFDPETVRKQGLTYIGIGRGQD
- a CDS encoding SDR family oxidoreductase, which encodes MKTVLVAGGAGFIGSNLCEFLLKRGWRVLCVDNLVTGRKENIAHLVSNPRFQFLKKDISRSFTIPGNVDVIFNLASPASPKDYYAYPIETMVAGAYGTHNLLELARSKKAIFIHASTSEVYGDPEEHPQSESYRGNVNPVGPRAVYDESKRYAEALIMTYYRIFHLPVRIARIFNTYGPRMKLNDGRVVPNLIYQALTGQPLTIYGTGKQTRSFCYITDLIAGLYKMIRCPVSEPINLGNPEEFTIIEFARLVKKLTGSKSPLTFLPIPGDDPKRRCPDITRARKLLKWNPKVSLVAGLTMTINWFQQQLKRFPPLSTGKDYREGTIRK